One region of Rhipicephalus sanguineus isolate Rsan-2018 unplaced genomic scaffold, BIME_Rsan_1.4 Seq683, whole genome shotgun sequence genomic DNA includes:
- the LOC119378089 gene encoding uncharacterized protein LOC119378089, whose protein sequence is MDRLKSKRTSRRAQNTRIINEASALLANDSASYDQLNSIYERLKANNDELQNLNNQIEQHIPDEEFEAEYNAVLEYEDNATRTLAEILSKKDRMLQSSTLTEGTVAQTVAAPLDGTGVRLPKLTIAPFSGDLCKWTEFWEQFDHIVHSNVRITATEKFHYLRLYLKGDAASVIAGLPTTESCYNDAITMLQKRFGDKTRLEQEYFAKLRMLTPVRSSNDTKALRNLYDYVLVNIRGLETLGVHKSSFSSMLCDILLRALPRDIVVQYHRSCAVQVACDSRSDATPVGLDGLLNFLGIELESLEKSDFNDAGRREFGTTPAASQLTYSRRGKPTSSVLHSNSSREPKRTTASSARPVNTNLNCAQLSYH, encoded by the coding sequence ATGGACCGACTGAAGTCGAAGCGGACGTCGCGGCGAGCACAGAACACGAGGATTATAAACGAGGCAAGTGCTCTTCTCGCTAACGACTCTGCATCTTATGACCAGCTCAATTCCATATATGAGAGGCTGAAGGCTAACAACGACGAGCTTCAGAACTTGAACAACCAGATCGAGCAGCACATTCCCGACGAAGAGTTCGAGGCCGAGTATAACGCCGTCCTGGAATATGAAGATAATGCGACGCGAACTCTCGCAGAGATTCTCAGTAAAAAAGATCGCATGCTACAGTCGTCGACACTAACCGAAGGAACGGTCGCCCAAACGGTCGCAGCACCATTAGACGGAACTGGAGTCAGATTGCCTAAACTGACAATAGCTCCTTTCTCTGGAGACCTATGCAAGTGGACGGAATTTTGGGAACAGTTCGACCACATTGTTCACAGTAACGTCCGAATCACTGCAACAGAGAAGTTCCATTACCTACGACTGTATCTGAAAGGAGATGCTGCATCAGTAATTGCGGGACTTCCGACGACTGAGAGTTGCTACAACGACGCCATCACCATGCTACAGAAGCGCTTTGGTGACAAGACGCGCCTGGAACAAGAGTACTTTGCGAAACTACGGATGTTGACCCCTGTTCGTTCATCAAATGACACGAAAGCCCTACGCAACTTGTACGACTACGTTCTCGTCAATATCCGCGGACTCGAGACTCTGGGTGTGCACAAGTCATCCTTCTCATCTATGCTCTGCGACATCCTACTGCGTGCTCTTCCACGGGACATAGTCGTTCAGTATCATCGGTCGTGTGCCGTCCAGGTGGCATGTGACTCGAGAAGTGATGCTACTCCCGTGGGACTGGATGGTCTGCTCAACTTCCTGGGCATTGAGCTGGAAAGCTTAGAGAAGAGCGATTTCAATGACGCTGGAAGACGAGAATTCGGAACAACGCCCGCGGCAAGTCAGTTGACGTATTCTCGCCGTGGGAAACCTACGTCATCTGTGCTTCACAGCAACTCGTCAAGGGAACCAAAAAGGACAACTGCGTCTTCTGCTCGTCCAGTCAACACAAATCTGAACTGTGCACAGCTGAGTTACCACTGA